In the Brevundimonas sp. LM2 genome, GAATCGGATGGGGCGAGTATAGGGCGCGATGGTCACCATCTCCCATAGGGAGAGGGCTTGAGCGCCCGAGAGCCGAAGGCGATCGGTCTTGCGCGAAAGGGTGAGGGGTTAGGCTCTCACCGGTTGGCACCGTAACCCCTCACCCTTTCGCCTTGGCGCATCGCTGCGCTCTGCGAGGCTCAAGCCCTCTCCCTATGGGAGAGGGATCTACCCCCGCCGCTTCTTCATCACGAAGCCGATGACGCGAGCCGCGGCCTCGAAATGCTCGCGCGGGATGGTCTCGTCGATGTCGACGGCGGCGTAGAGGGCGCGCGCGAGGGGGACGTTCTCGACGATCGGCACGTCGTGCTCGGCCGCGACCTCGCGGATGCGCAGGGCGACGGCATCGACGCCCTTGGCGACGCAGACCGGGGCGGCATCGCCCGCCTCATAGCGCAGGGCGACCGAATAGTGGGTCGGGTTGGTGACGATCACGGTCGCCGTGGGCACGTTCTGCATCATCCGCTGGCGGCTCTTCTGCATGCGGATCTGCTTCAGCTTGGCCTTGACGTGGGGATCGCCTTCGGACTGGCGGTACTCCTCCTTCAGTTCCTCCTTGGACATCCGCATCCGCTTGGCGAAACGCATCTTCTGCCAGATGAAGTCGCCGCCCGCGGTCAGGCCCAGAAAGACCAGGGTCGCGCTCATCAGGGCGATCAGCAGGTCGCGCGCCAGAGGCAGGATGGTCAGGGGCGACATGGCCGCCATGGTCTCGAACTGGCGGGCGTGGGGCTTCAGAACCATCCAGCAGATCACGCTGACGGCGATCAGCTTGAGCAGGGTCTGGGCGAACTGCATCAGGCCGTCCGGGCCGAAGATGCGCTTGAAGCCCGCCATGGGGCTGACCTTGTCCCATTTGGGCTTCAGCTTGTCGCCGGACAGGATCAGACCCGACTGGGCCACATTGCCGCCGACGCCGCCCAGGATGGCGGCCAGCATCACCGCCCCCAGGAACGGGGCCACGACCCACAGGGCCCGGGCCCCGATCTCCAGTCCCGCGCCCGCGTGCAGGCCGCCCAGCATGGTGTGAGGCGCGGCGATGA is a window encoding:
- the flhB gene encoding flagellar biosynthesis protein FlhB, which encodes MAEGADPESKTEEASPHKLEEARKKGDVAKSADVAPALSLMGVTAVIVMGGGYFSTQMAEGFLPFIAAPHTMLGGLHAGAGLEIGARALWVVAPFLGAVMLAAILGGVGGNVAQSGLILSGDKLKPKWDKVSPMAGFKRIFGPDGLMQFAQTLLKLIAVSVICWMVLKPHARQFETMAAMSPLTILPLARDLLIALMSATLVFLGLTAGGDFIWQKMRFAKRMRMSKEELKEEYRQSEGDPHVKAKLKQIRMQKSRQRMMQNVPTATVIVTNPTHYSVALRYEAGDAAPVCVAKGVDAVALRIREVAAEHDVPIVENVPLARALYAAVDIDETIPREHFEAAARVIGFVMKKRRG